Within bacterium, the genomic segment TGATCTGCCGGAACATGTTCCGGGCGCTCGCCGACGGCTCGTTCGCGGAGCGGTTCCCCGGCCAGGTCTGCCTCTCGCGGGAGATCGGCCAGGCGGCGCGCCGCTGGATGTTCCGGTTCACCCACCGTCCGGGGCCGCCGCCGCTGGTCTGCGTCTACCTGTTCGAGATCACGGCGTCGAGCCAGATCGACCTCAACGTCGCGCGGCAGGATTACCGGCTGACCCGGCGCGAAGCCGACCTCGTCCAGCACGTCCTCGACGGCGAGAAGAACCAGGACATCGCCGCCGAGCTGGGGATCAGCGAGCAGACCGTGAAGGACCACCTGAGCAGCGTCTACGAGAAGGTCGGCGTGAAGAACCGTGTCGCGCTCGTGCGCCTGCTCATGACCTCCTGCCATCGCTAGGCGGGATATCCGACCAAAGTAGGATGGAATAATTCTCCAGAACCGCTATCATCTCCTTCAGGGTACGGCGCGGCGCCCGCGCGGGGCGGACGGCGCGACCAGGCCGAAGGCAGTCGAAGGGGAGACGAT encodes:
- a CDS encoding LuxR family transcriptional regulator; protein product: MDPSAEILLFALEKCPLGVLVFRADLRVAYCNARAARFLEHHALPAEVQVICRNMFRALADGSFAERFPGQVCLSREIGQAARRWMFRFTHRPGPPPLVCVYLFEITASSQIDLNVARQDYRLTRREADLVQHVLDGEKNQDIAAELGISEQTVKDHLSSVYEKVGVKNRVALVRLLMTSCHR